The following is a genomic window from Bubalus bubalis isolate 160015118507 breed Murrah chromosome 6, NDDB_SH_1, whole genome shotgun sequence.
CCATCAAAAACATCAGAAGGTGAGAGAGAATCTACAGAAGGTTGAAAGAGAGCATGGACCTCCCCTTCATCAGATCCTATCTCTTCACATTCATCTACGGAAAGTAAAACagaccttttaaaacttttagttaCACGAAACtcatgactttcattttcagttgcATCTTCAAAAGCTAGATTAATTATCCCCTGAAACTGCTGAAGAGCTGGGTTAGATGTAGAGAAATTTTCTGCAACATTTTCAGCTTCAGACCTTTCATCTTCTGTTTCATCTGCTGAGGAAGAAACCTGATCTACCTCCTGTACAAACTGGACACTGCCCcgtggaatattttctttttccctaagaTGAACTATTGTAGATCGAGACCAAATTTCTGGCCTTTTCCTGGGAATCTCATCATCACTTGTTGAATTAACTTGGAAAAGATCACTACTaccttgctttttcattttcacttcaattCTTAAGTTgctatcatatatttttaattcttcaggAGTACTGGTATCACTGCTGCTCCTTCCAAGAAAATCATGGCACAGCATAGTGCCACATTTAGAAACCCCTCTGTCATTTGACCCATCATCATCCTGAGACCCTCCAGCATCATAGTCTTCAGATCTGGGCTTTATGTCATCAGAGGATGTTGTAACACTGCCACTGTCTGATTCAGGACTCTCTCTCTGATGCAGAACATTGGTACTCAAATTCCAGTGACTCATGAATGGTGCTTCTGGAGTTTCATGGCTCTCtgaagtttctgttgtttccatatctttagAATTTTTCCCTGATATTTGTTCCAAAAAACACTTGGAGGAAATATGTGACTCTACTGTAGCATGATTGTCTTCATTCATGGCAGAGTCATCAGACAACTGACTAGGAACTGTCTCTTCTTCTACATGAATTTTAGATTTTCTGTCATCTTGACCAGAATTTAAGGTACCATTTGTCTTTTCAGGAACCCAAGGTAATACATCTTTCACACATTTAATGCTTAATTTTTGGTTTGTATCTTTTCTCCCTACTTGCTTCTTCCTATCTGATTCTGAATGGAGTTGTTCTACGTGTGCTGAGTCTAAGTCACAAACGGGATTAGAGTTCAAAGAGTtttcttcaggatttgaaatcatGGATTTTAGAGCAGTGGTACTATAAAATTTTGGATCGACATTATCAGTCTCATCAGAATGACAAGGTATTTTAGCTGTGGTGTAGTGATCTATTTTTTTGTGGCCAGAAACATTTGTTTCACTTTTAACTGAACAGATCTGTTTTGATTCCAGttcatgttttattaatttatccaGATTTGAAATATTTTGGCATTCTAACAccaacttctctttttcttgattgtTCAGTGTCTTCTGTGAGTCGAGTATGCACGGTGACTGAAATGCTTCTGCATCACTGGTTTTGGCTGTGAGATTAGTTAGAGGTTCATGAGGCTTCTGTTCAGAAACACTGCCTTTGTTATTATTGTCACATACATCAAGAAACACACTTTTTTGGACAACAGATGGTTCGCTTTTTAAAGGTCTCTGAGAAGAAGGCAGAGTCTTCAGTATAACCTGTTCAGGAAGTGTTTTCGGTTTTGAATCTTTATTATTCAAATTTTCACCTCTTTTGGGTTGATTTGGGATTTTAGGCATTGTGACCTTTTTTGCACTAATCTTAGGCAAAGTTGTTTGTCCTTGCTTGACAATTTTTCTCTTAGGTGTCTGTTTATCTGTAGTTACACTGTGGTCCAATTTTGTCACATTTTCATCAGATTGCcttgaagaaactgaagatttTACTGAATTTGGTGATCCTTGGGatcctaagaaaagaaaattaaaaaatatatcttccaGTTTGTGAGTGAAATtcaatatggtttttaaaatcctttaaaagaaacaaaaagataacaTGATGAAATGGTAACATAAGATCAAATGGACAATTACAAATTAGGAGTTAGTgacttgataaaataaaaaatattttttactgcaAATATAGAGAACCTATTGCAGCATcttaagtaaaattattaaaataggcTCTCTCTTCTTCAAGCAAAGAGCATTGAATCTTATGCCAGAATTGGATTTGCATAAATATACGCAGGTAGAAAAATCTGGTTTTCTTATGCCAAGAGAGTAATAAGGGTCTTCCCTTTGAAATTCTAGGGGCGGAAAATAGACTGTTCCACACAGTTGAAAAGGAGAAtcaaactaaatataaaatagaaatgttgAAACTGTTGCAATTTTTTCTTCgaacagtaaaaaaataatttatttctcataaccAGATCATTATTATAGCTCATTAGGGTTAACAACTTAGATCTGCAGTTGAAACTAAAGCTGGTTACTGGAAGGAAAGAGGATTGATTTTGAGAATTCACTTGTTTATAATGGTTGAAGTTCTAGAGATGATATTTTGAGCATTTAAAACTGTCAAACAGAATTACcaaatctttttaaatgtttaatttttatctgtTATTAGAATATGAACAATTTTTCTctggcttattttaaaatttactttcagTATTAATTCATTACCTACATCAGAACTGTGTTTAGCATTTTACAAACTTCTCTTACATATGTGAATGCTTAATGCATAAagcaaactaatttttaaaatctgttattaTATTAGCAAATTATGCAATCTGATCagtattcttctctttcttagaACATGGAAAACAACAGGCACAGCACAGAGTCTAGAGAGAAAATTCTTCCTTCCTATGTATGACAGCTCTCTAGACTGTACCATTAGTTTTTAAAGAGCTCTTTAGTGTTGGCTTTGCAGATGGAATTCTTAGAGTTATCAGGGAAGCTTTGAAGAAATACAAGCATAATATACAGAAGGACCAGAAATGCAGATAGCCTAGTGACTCCCTTAATATgattttcacaaaagaaaataaagagtaaacTTATACCCCAAAATACTAAAATACTTGTCTGAAAAGTGGAAGAATAAAATCTTGTCTCTGAAGTATGAAATGAATGTAAAATGAGTGAAGTCATGTTATATTTTGCTTATCTGTTGCTGAAGTTCCAGAATCAGAGTTCTGCTTATTCCATTTAAACAAAGAAGTAAAACCTAGGAGTATTTCAACTTTACCTTGAGTTTTAGGAAGATTAGCTGTGGCATTCTTTGTCCTCTGCGGAGCTGTAGCACatccattgccatttcctctttttttaaaaattgcctgtGGTACTGGATCACTGTATCCTTTGCTGGTGATCTTCTTTAGCACactaagaaaaattatttgtgttCAGTATTACACTGAGACtctgaaacataattttttaaaagacctatGCATGAAATATAGTTtttcacaacactgtaaatcaattaaacatcaattaaaaaaaaaagcaaaaagaaaaatactttttctcaaagaagtaaaaaatatctcttttctgaaaatagaaaaagtcATATGTTTGTAAGTGTTTAAGTTTATAAAACTGTAGCTCAATTATGGGAAAGCAATGCATAATTAGGTGCCACAAGGATACATTATTCTTCTATCATTTTGTATAATAAGTTTTAAAGTatcattatgtaaatatattaagttttctaaggaaaaatattttaacaatatttagcTAGAAGTTAGTATATGATTGACTTCCAGAGAAAGCTAATGTCTAGGTAAAATAATGAAGACTTACCTGTTATGTGTATTAGATTCCTGTTCATGAGTGCTTTTTTTATTGGAAATTCCATTGGTATCTTTTGAAACAGGTCGAGATTTCATTGCTGTAAATGAAGATGAGTGAGTCATGAGATTGAACAGTAACTATGTAATAATTATGTATAAATTCACTGGTCATAcaatatacacaaaattaaatgTTAGAATGAGAAAAACTTTTTCCTCAGTTTGCATAAATATATGTAACTAAATTCTTTTTGGCATTTGAAACTAAATAAAAGTATCAGAGTGCTAAAACTCACCTACAGTGGAAGTTTTGATACCTTCTACACTGTTTTTCACAGTCTGTCCTCGAGAGTCACAAGAGGAAGGTTTATGACCAGGAAGCTTCTCTTTCATTGACCCATTTTCTTTTGGTTCATCTAGAGAGTCAGTGGAAGTCAGTAATTCCATACTTGAATTTGTAGATCTGCTGGAGGGACCTGCAATTCGGAGGTGTGGAGAATCTTTGCCTGTCACTTTCTTCAAAGGCTTTGCTTTGGCTTGCACATTTAAATTTCCAGTGAGTACCTTGGGTCTGGCACCTGTAATTTGCTCTTCCTGATTTCTCACTCCTTTTCCATTTCCTGAATTTTTCTGttcatttgctgctgctgttgctgatcTTTCCACAGCTTGTCTAGGTGACAGGTTTGTTGACTTTGCATTATCACTGTTTTCCGTTTTGGGCTTTATGATAGCTTTGGGCtttccagaaacatttttttccacagtttttAGTTCTTTTGTACTCTTGGATGCTGGTTTTGGATCCTTTTCCTTTAAATCATCATGcttcaaagttttatttatagAATTTCTATTAGTACTTGATGAATGTCCAGAGGCTCCTAATCCATCAGATTTCATCTTCTGATGAGCAGAGAGATAACTCAGACACTCTTTCTTGTTACTTCCTCCAGCGGATTTGTTTTTTATAGCACCACAGTCAGAAACCTGTTTTCTttgctacaaaaaagaaaaaaaaatactttgtattttGCCAAGTCTTTGACATGTAATGCTTTATGTTTCAATAGCCagtttttcaaagaggaaaaagccGCAAAATTCACATTATGATTTAGGGCCACTTAAAACTTGAATTATCTTGGATCACTTAAATGTGTCTTTGATCACCTTACCTTAATCAAATCTGAAATGCAACAAACAACAATTAATAGgaaattctacttttaaaaaggcATACTATTTAACTTTATGAAATTATGGTAGAGATGAACACTTAATGGTATTAGGATGCCTTGGGTAAACGATAGTATCCCACATTTTTTGAAAGCCCACTCCCAGGTTTTGTGCTAAAATGCTTTTCATATATCATCTCACGTATTCCTCACAACAATTCTGTAAGATATCTCCTGCTGCTATCTCCATTTCTTAGACAAGAAACCAGGGGTTAAAGCAGGTATGGAATTTACCCAaggccatgggcttcccaggtgatgctagtggtaaagaacccacctgccaatgcaggagatgtaagagacaagggttcagtatccgggtcaggaagatctcctggaggagggcacggcagcccgctccagtattcttgcctggaaaatcccatggacagagaagcctagcaggctataatccatagggtcgcaaataatcagacatgactgaagcaacttagcactcacatgcatgcacatgatgAAAAGGGACTGAACTAGGACTTGAGCTCAAGATTTACTGCTTTAAGCAGGTAGTCATTATATGGTAAACTCTGAGGGACATCATAATGATTTTTCACCAAAAATTCTCTCTTCAATCCTATTTACCAAATGCCAGAAACTTTATCACTGAATATTTAGTCCTCTGGAGGAAAGGGCCAGAGGGAAACTTCTGGGAAATAACACATTGACATTTGAAAAGTTTGGTTTTGGGGCaggggaaaagcaaaaaaaaaaaaccccaaacccatAAACATCGCCCACAGCATCTTAATACAGTATTGGTtgtctggagaaaagaaaaggggtcctaaaaacaaatgaaataggtaaaaagaggaaaatagaagGGCACTAAAGACAATTCATCTACTTTATCATTTTGGTTAGAACCAACCTTGTATGGAAGTGAATAACTGGTATGaattatagaataaaattttaagaatatattgccattttttatgtaaatacttcccccccttcattggaaggctgTTATGAAATTGTAGAGGTGTGAGGCAGAACCTGTGTTGTCTTCTTTGATCCCTTAGCACCAGGCACCTCACACACTGGGTACTCAAAGAACGTGTGATGATGGTTATCTACCTGGAGCATATATTGATATACAGTTCAAGTTCTAGTTATTTCTAAATATAGAAAACTTCTATTTACAATGGAAATTTGTTTAAGATAGAAATAACATAGGTAAGTGTGTGTTTATgttcatatacacatacatatatacataaataataaataagctaGTTAAGTTTAGCAAAAAGCAAGGTATAAAGAATTATTAGATTCTTATTCTAACTTTgcttcaaaatgaagaaaaaaatctcagatatTTAAGAACTCATTATTAACGTCTCTGGGCCTTGAATTATGCATATTTAGGGGTACAAACTGGTCCCATTCAGTGGAGTGTACTAGGATTCTGTGTAATACTTGTAAAGTTCAAATAGGCTTGGTCCtcgattttgttttcttgatcaAATCTtagctcaaaaaataaatttctctatttttaatactTAAGACCAGGAAGACTCTGATGTTAGACCTCTTCCCACCTTTAAAACTAATCTTACATAATTTACTCTATCCTGGagtctatttattttaaagtatttatatagtatatggagtaggtggctgcgcgggcacaggagggccgagaggagctactccacgttcaaggtcaggaggggcagcggtgaggagataccccttgtccaaggtaaggagcagtggctgtgctttgctggagcagctgtgaagagacaccccacgtccaaggtacgggaaacccaagtaagacggtaggtattgcgagagggcatcagagggcagacacactgaaaccataatcacagaaaactagtcaacctaatcacatggaccacagccttgtctaactcaatgaaactaaaccatgccctgtggggccgcccaagacgggcgggtcatggtggagaggtctgacagaatatggtccactgcagaatggaatggcaaaccacttcagtattcttgccttgagaaccccatgagcagtatgaaaaggcaaaatgataggatactgaaagaggaactccccaggtcagtaggtgcccaatatgctactggagatcagtggagaaataactccagaaagaatgaagggatggagccaaaagcaaaaacaatacccagctgtagatgtgactggtgatagaagcaaggtccgatgctgtacagagcaatattgcataggaacctggaatgttaggtccataaatcaaggcaaattggaagtggtcaaacaggagatggcaagagtgaatgtcgacattctaggaatcagagaactaagatggactggaatgggtgaatttaactcagatgaccattatatctactactgcgggcaggaatccctcagaagaaatggagtagccattatggtcaacgaaagagtccgaaatgcagtacttggatgcaatctcaaaaatgacagaatgatctctgttcgtttccaagacaaaccattcaatatcacagtaatccaagtttatgccccaaccagtaatgctgaagaagctgaagttgaacagttcagtgaagacctacaagaccttttagaactaacacccaaaaaagatgtccttttcattatgggggactggagtgcaaaagtaggaagtcaagaaacacctggagtaacaggcaaatttggccttgaaatacagaatgaagcagggcaaaggctaatagagttttgccaagagatcgcactggtcatagcaaataccatcttccaacaacacaagagaagactacacatggacatcaccacatggtcaacactgaaatcagattgattatattctttgcagccaaagatggagaagctctatacagtcagcaaaaacaagactgggagctgactgtggctcagatcatgaactccttttgccaaattcagacttaaattgaagaaagtagggaaaaccactagaccattcagttcagttcagtcactcagttgtgtccgtctctttgcgaccccatgaatcgcagcacgccaggcctccctgtccatcaccaactcccggagttcactcagactcatgtccattgagtcagtgatgccatccagccatctcatcctctgtcatccccttctcctcctgcccccaatccctcccagcatcagagtcttttcatgacctaaatcaaatcccttatgattatacagtggaagtgagaaatagatttaagggactagctctgatacacagagtgcctgatgaactatggactgaggttcacgacattgtacaggagacagggatcaagaccattcccatggaaaagaaatgcaaaaaagcaaaatggctgtctgggaaggccttacaaatagctgtgaaaagaagggaagcgaaaagcaaaggagaaaaagaaagatataagcatctgaatgcagagttccaaagaatagcaagaagagataagaaagccttcttcagcaatcatcgcaaagaaatagaggaaaacaacagaatgggagagactagagatctcttcaagaaaattagagataccaaggaaacatttcatgcaaagataggctcgataaaggacagaaatggtatggacctaacagaagcaggagatattaagaagacatggcaagaatacacagaagaactgtacaaaaaagatcttcatgaccaagataatcacgatggtgtgatcactgacctagagccagacatcctgaaatgtgaagtcaagtgggccttagaaagcatcactacgaacaaagctagtggaggtgatggaattccagttgagctatttcaaatcctgaaagatgatggtgtgaaagtgctatactcaatatgccagcaaatttggaaaacttagcaatggccacaggactggaaaaggtcagttttcattccaatcccaaagaaaggcaatgccaaagaatgctcaaactaccacacaattgcactcatctcacatgctagtaatgctcaaaattctccaagcaggcttcagcaatatgtgaactgtgaacttcttgatgttcaagctggttttagaaaaggcagaggaatcagacatcaaattgccaacatctgctggattatcgaaaaagcaagagttccagaaaaacatctattctgcttcactgactatgccaaagcctttgactgtgtggatcacaataaactgtggaaaattctgaaagagatgggcataccagaccacctgacctgcttcttgagaaacctatatgcaggccaggaagcaacagttagaactggacatggaacaacagactggttccaaataggaaaaggagtacgtcaaggctgtatattgccaccctgcttatttaacttatacgcagagtacatcatgagaaacgctgggctggaggaagcacaagctggaatcaagattgctaggagaaatatcaataacctcagatatgcagatgacaccacccttatggcagaaagtgaagaggaactaaaaaacctcctgatgaaagtgaaagaggagagcgaaaaagttggcttaaagctcaacattcagaaaacgaagatcatggcatctggtcccatcacttcatggcaaatagatggggaaacagtggaaacagtgtcagactttattttttagggctccaaaatcactgcagatggtgactgcagccatgaaattagaagacgcttactccttggaaggaaagttatgaccaccctagacagcatattccaaaccagagacattactttgccaacaaaggtccatctagtcaaggctatggtttttccagtggtcgtgtatggatgtgagagttggactgtgaaaaaagctgagtgctgaagaattgatgcttttgaactgtggtgttgcagaagactcttgagagtcccttggactgcaaggagatccaaccagtccatcctaaaggagaccagtcctgggtgttctttggaaggaatgatgctaaagctgaaactccagtactttggccacctcatgtgaagagttgactcactggtaaagactctgatgctgggaggggttgggggcaggaggagaaggggtcgacagaggatgagatggctggatggaatcaccgactcgatggatgtgagtctgagtgaactctgggggctggtgatggacagggaggcctggcgtgctgcgattcatggggtcgcaaagagtgggacactactgagcgactgaactgaactgaactgatagtgctTTAGAAATTTCAGCATTAACATTACATGGTGAGAATTCAATGTATATGCATTTTTAGACAATCTGTGATTTATATCTACAAAGTTTACATATGTTTCTTATATACAATTGACCAATTAGGAATGTTCACCACATGATAAAGAAGAAGAGTAACCCTCTAAAGCCTTCCTCTTAGACACACTTTCAGGTCTAGTACATTCCTTTACATTGTTTTTACtagattttaactttttaaatgatggaGCTAGTATGTTATGAAATAGACTTTGGGAAATAGTCCTAGGAGGACTTTTTGTACTAGCAAAAAGCTCCGGTGTCCCACAGTTTTTCACCCAAGACATTTGGAGCTTGACCTCTGCCACAGCCATGAGAGCTACTGGTTGTGGCTTGAAGCTGTATGAGTTCCTATCTACTAGCCGATAAGGCAGAGAAGATTCCCTATTCCATTCTTGCAAGGGCAATATATTCTTTGCATTTCAAACTGGAACTCTCAGTGTATGTCTCCATATCATTGGAATGCATGTCTAGGTTAGTATAATTTTGTACTTCACATATATTAAGTTAGCTAGACTGAAACTCTAACCATCattaataatgtgtgtgtgtatgtgtgtgtatgagtgctgctgctgctgctaagtgacttcagtcgtgtccgactctgtgtgaccccatagacggcagcccaccaggctcccccgtccctgggattctccaggcaagaacactggagtgggttgccatttccttctccaatgcatgcaagtgaaaagtgaaagtgaattcgctcagtcgtgtcggactcttcgcgaccccatggactgcagcccaccaggctcctccgtccatggattttccaggcaagagtactggagtgggtgccattgccttctccggtgtgtatgtgtaaatgtgctaaaaaaacaaataatataaaacttaccatcttaattatttttaagtgggtAGTACAGTCAGGTTGACTATATATGCCTTGCTGTGCAACAAACCTCTAGAACTTTTTcaccttgcaaaactgaaacttaaTCCTCATTGAACAATTATTCCCCTTTGCCTTGTCTCCCCAgaccctggcagccaccattctactttgtttttaagagtttgactattttggttagcgacttagcagcagcagcagcatgtaagtACACCAAGTAACTTTTAAAGTGAACACAACTGTACTCTTGATGTTAATTGCCTTTTGCACACCAAAAATACCTTATGTGGATTAAAATCTTAGTTTAGAGAAAACTGGGACAACTAAAATCTTCTTTTTAAGAAGTAGGTTAATTAGAAAAATAGACATGGAAATGGATTTAGAATTCTGGACAATTTCTGATCTGGAATAGTTCCACTATGCTAGTTGCCAAAAAGgttttcaaggaaataaaaaaggtaGACAATATTTCACTTCCCATGTCAACTGGATATAAAAAATGCAtatcacttaaaaatttaaaactgttaacttgatttaaaaaagagtcaaaattatTTCCATCCAGGAACAGCTTTagttaatgaataaattttaaaaaattattctgaaaatataaaataataaaatttaaattatttttcatctggGCTTATAAAACTGTAAAAGTTTACCTGAGAGCTACTGAATATAGGCTTTTTGCCAAGTCTTCGGTCATCACCTTTGTCAAATGCAGCTGTAGGGGAAAaatagcaatttatttttataggaaGCACTCTTATTACCATAGAAGTAAAGGGATAATAATATATCAGCAGGAAATGCTATATTTTGatggaaataacttttaaaaagctgaaacaaTCTAATACACTAAATAACTATCTGCTTTAGAAGTTAtcttaaagaaatttattttgaatcttATTTTCTTGTTCCTATGGattttatgttattaaaattaatacatgAGAAACATATAGCCTTGTGGAAAAGATTTGTACATTTACAAAAACCTAGAATTTTCTCAAGGTGTGAAATTTTAGAGATAACTTCCTTTTAGCTggttttccaaattaaaaaactaCAGATTGTGgcaaatgtaatattttatgaactattaaatatgagaaaatttctatcctaaaaatataaaaacacttaaaattttctaattttgcaGGTATGTCAGGAGGAAAgagtaaagagaaaaaacatggttttgttgaaaataaaacataagacaATCCTTAAActttatatcattctttttagaattacataaaaattcattttataggTTTAAGTTTATATGGGAATTATTGGGGAACTCAGTTGATATTctttaaataagaatttaaatgaCGTCGGGGAAAAATATAGGAATAATGATACAAGAGCTATAAATATAGTTTAGCTAAtggattttttccttttgaaggTTATGtagctttaaaatacattttgaagagatatatataatttccaaatttatttttattaaaacagctgatgaaaaatacattaaattatcTGTAATTCTACCATACACCTTCTACTATCTCTGTTCTATAGGAATTATGTTATAAGACAAAGCAGGTTCCTAGAAATAGCATTACAAGGACTGGTTTGTGGTCAGCAAATGACTGCACAAAAATATACAGGTAGAAATTAATTCAAGATTTCTCCCAAAGATCAGTAACTCAAACTAGAACATAAGAAATGTTATAAAAAAGAGAACCCAGAATTACTC
Proteins encoded in this region:
- the BTBD8 gene encoding BTB/POZ domain-containing protein 8 isoform X5; translation: MLSGCWAESSQECITLQSISHIEMNVMMHFIYGGTLDFPVKANVGQILNMADMYGLEGLKEVAIYILRRDYCNFFQKPVSRRLASILECLIIAHSVGVESLFADCMKWIVKHFARFWSERSFANVPPEIQKSCFNMLIHSLNDKNAAFLLMESDRLIVSLPRVKWTESALIMASQLQEECIAFIIENFSKIIQSENFALLLQSQAMSSTSDLLDKIFKAVEENITTENSCSLLMALDTLLNSDSTKEMGFTCKIQALRDKLWIFLVQSFYAVRHTESWKLMSTDDQQKIQAAAFDKGDDRRLGKKPIFSSSQQRKQVSDCGAIKNKSAGGSNKKECLSYLSAHQKMKSDGLGASGHSSSTNRNSINKTLKHDDLKEKDPKPASKSTKELKTVEKNVSGKPKAIIKPKTENSDNAKSTNLSPRQAVERSATAAANEQKNSGNGKGVRNQEEQITGARPKVLTGNLNVQAKAKPLKKVTGKDSPHLRIAGPSSRSTNSSMELLTSTDSLDEPKENGSMKEKLPGHKPSSCDSRGQTVKNSVEGIKTSTVAMKSRPVSKDTNGISNKKSTHEQESNTHNSVLKKITSKGYSDPVPQAIFKKRGNGNGCATAPQRTKNATANLPKTQGSQGSPNSVKSSVSSRQSDENVTKLDHSVTTDKQTPKRKIVKQGQTTLPKISAKKVTMPKIPNQPKRGENLNNKDSKPKTLPEQVILKTLPSSQRPLKSEPSVVQKSVFLDVCDNNNKGSVSEQKPHEPLTNLTAKTSDAEAFQSPCILDSQKTLNNQEKEKLVLECQNISNLDKLIKHELESKQICSVKSETNVSGHKKIDHYTTAKIPCHSDETDNVDPKFYSTTALKSMISNPEENSLNSNPVCDLDSAHVEQLHSESDRKKQVGRKDTNQKLSIKCVKDVLPWVPEKTNGTLNSGQDDRKSKIHVEEETVPSQLSDDSAMNEDNHATVESHISSKCFLEQISGKNSKDMETTETSESHETPEAPFMSHWNLSTNVLHQRESPESDSGSVTTSSDDIKPRSEDYDAGGSQDDDGSNDRGVSKCGTMLCHDFLGRSSSDTSTPEELKIYDSNLRIEVKMKKQGSSDLFQVNSTSDDEIPRKRPEIWSRSTIVHLREKENIPRGSVQFVQEVDQVSSSADETEDERSEAENVAENFSTSNPALQQFQGIINLAFEDATENESHEFRVTKSFKRSVLLSVDECEEIGSDEGEVHALFQPSVDSLSPSDVFDGISHEHHGRTCYSRYSQRSEGSVLECRQKKSNSIYKNKSSPLSLSSIDSSRKDKQSASATEKKGTTDVLSKGGIQLPPGDKVCSGSNVDNDFETHSKFSDSDIKSQERPCHLELHQRESNSDIPKNSFTKSLDSCRSQVLPQEGQVKESHSTATEKANIALSAGDIDGCDTVAQIYMYDHRPSKTLSPIYEMDVTEAFEQKMESETQVTDMDFEDEQHFAKQDWTLLKQLLSEQDSNLNITNSVPEDLNLAQYLINQTLLLARDSSKPQGKAHVDTLNRWSELTSPFDDSSASITMASFSSEECSPQGEWTILELETQH